In Tessaracoccus flavus, the following are encoded in one genomic region:
- a CDS encoding cytochrome P450, whose product MQQRKAIRRDDPQGPRLERTGSVVRIRSLAAGRQLLRERHRTTQAGFTAEKIPKGFLKHHPILISDGPLHDEQRTKVGRFFAPKVVAERYPGLMADSADRLLAGVEGELLLDDLALLYSVEVTAKVVGLTESPVEKMAGRLTTFFNQPPFDITKPDLGRTGKQWAAAAVNGLVPVARFYVRDVRPAVRARRKEPRGDVISHLIAEGYTNADILIECVTYGTAGMVTTREFICMAAWHLLTDEDLRSRYEAGEERDRIAVLNEIIRLEPVVGHLYRRVQESFSIEDGSDSMNLEPGDLVDVCVRDANVDPEAVGSDALSLCPARNLPRGVDAAALTFGDGAHRCPGQPLALLEADALLTRLLALNPRIVSEPELGWDDLIAGYTLRGFRLALALNG is encoded by the coding sequence GTGCAGCAACGCAAGGCCATCAGACGAGACGATCCTCAGGGACCACGGCTGGAGCGGACGGGGTCGGTCGTGCGCATCCGCTCTCTGGCGGCGGGCCGCCAGTTGCTGCGCGAGCGTCACCGCACGACGCAGGCCGGTTTCACGGCGGAGAAGATCCCGAAGGGTTTCCTCAAGCACCACCCGATCCTGATCTCCGACGGCCCACTGCACGACGAGCAGCGGACGAAGGTCGGCCGCTTCTTCGCGCCGAAGGTGGTCGCCGAGCGCTACCCCGGACTCATGGCGGACTCGGCCGACCGGCTGCTGGCCGGCGTCGAGGGGGAACTGCTGCTCGACGACCTGGCCCTGCTGTACTCGGTCGAGGTGACCGCCAAGGTCGTGGGGCTGACGGAGTCGCCGGTCGAGAAGATGGCCGGTCGGCTGACGACGTTCTTCAACCAGCCACCCTTCGATATCACCAAGCCGGATCTCGGGCGGACCGGCAAGCAGTGGGCGGCTGCCGCCGTCAACGGCCTCGTGCCGGTGGCGAGGTTCTACGTCCGCGACGTCCGCCCGGCGGTCCGGGCCCGGCGCAAGGAGCCGCGCGGCGACGTCATCAGCCACCTCATCGCCGAGGGCTACACCAACGCCGACATCCTCATCGAGTGCGTGACCTACGGCACCGCCGGCATGGTGACCACGCGTGAGTTCATCTGCATGGCCGCCTGGCACTTGCTGACCGACGAGGACCTGCGGTCCCGCTACGAGGCGGGCGAGGAGCGCGACCGCATCGCGGTGCTGAACGAGATCATCCGCCTGGAACCGGTCGTCGGGCACCTCTACCGGCGGGTGCAGGAGTCCTTCTCGATCGAGGACGGCTCGGACTCCATGAACCTCGAGCCGGGCGACCTCGTGGACGTGTGCGTCCGTGACGCCAACGTCGACCCGGAGGCTGTGGGCTCCGACGCTCTGTCGCTCTGCCCTGCCCGCAACCTTCCGCGCGGGGTGGATGCCGCCGCGCTCACGTTCGGCGACGGAGCCCACCGGTGCCCCGGTCAGCCGCTGGCCCTTCTGGAAGCCGACGCGCTGCTCACCCGCCTGCTGGCGCTGAACCCCAGGATCGTGAGCGAGCCGGAGCTGGGCTGGGACGACCTCATCGCCGGCTACACGCTGCGCGGCTTCCGCCTGGCACTTGCCCTCAACGGCTGA
- a CDS encoding MFS transporter has translation MGVLGALARLWRHAAFRRLMTLRLLSQAADGTLQVGMASYILFSPQSQPNAWAIAGVLALTLMPFTVIGPFVSPLLDRWSRRDVALYSDLARTVLSLIIGAVIFSGATTGAWAVVLFGALLVAMSINRFMLAGLSAGLQHTVEEDEFLTASSIVPTVGPLGVVFGAALAFAARFGLGGFMPSHQADAVVFGIAALGFLGSVLVCKGFSRRALGPTVPAERTSWVTVAVGLVEAARHVRQQTPAALALILMGATRLLFGLLSVAVILAARNLWHSVDQPDAALADLAIWGGLTGVGFVLSAPFVPLLVRAMGLRRTALLLLIGAAVVSALTALSTDKWVLFVASFFLGLAVQSFKICVDTIVQSHVDERYKGRAFTFYDMIFNSAFVLAGVVAALTLPPTGLSAPAFLLIALGYALCAVVLWVVAARLGNTTLERGTEDLTQGSLRSS, from the coding sequence ATGGGAGTTCTCGGGGCGCTCGCGCGTCTGTGGAGGCACGCGGCGTTTCGTCGACTCATGACGCTGCGCCTGCTCAGCCAGGCCGCTGACGGCACTCTGCAGGTGGGCATGGCGTCGTACATCCTGTTCTCCCCGCAGAGCCAGCCGAACGCGTGGGCGATCGCCGGCGTGCTTGCGCTGACGTTGATGCCCTTCACGGTCATCGGGCCGTTCGTGTCCCCGCTGCTCGACCGCTGGTCGCGCCGCGACGTCGCCCTCTACAGCGACCTCGCCAGGACAGTGCTGAGCCTCATCATCGGAGCGGTCATCTTCAGCGGCGCGACGACGGGTGCCTGGGCGGTGGTCCTCTTCGGGGCGCTGCTGGTCGCCATGAGCATCAACCGCTTCATGCTCGCCGGCCTGTCCGCCGGGCTGCAGCACACGGTGGAGGAGGACGAGTTCCTCACTGCCAGCTCCATCGTTCCGACGGTGGGTCCGCTGGGCGTCGTGTTCGGGGCGGCACTGGCGTTCGCCGCCCGGTTCGGGCTAGGCGGGTTCATGCCCAGCCACCAGGCCGACGCCGTCGTCTTCGGGATAGCTGCCCTCGGGTTCCTGGGCTCGGTCCTCGTGTGCAAGGGGTTCTCGCGGCGGGCGCTCGGACCGACGGTGCCGGCGGAACGCACCTCGTGGGTGACGGTGGCCGTCGGACTGGTCGAGGCCGCCCGTCACGTGCGGCAGCAGACCCCCGCCGCCCTTGCGCTGATCCTGATGGGCGCCACGCGCCTGCTCTTCGGCCTGCTAAGCGTCGCGGTCATCCTTGCCGCGCGCAACCTCTGGCACTCGGTCGATCAGCCGGATGCCGCGCTGGCCGATCTCGCCATCTGGGGCGGACTGACGGGCGTCGGTTTCGTCCTCTCGGCCCCGTTCGTTCCGCTGCTCGTGCGCGCCATGGGGCTTCGTCGCACCGCTCTGCTGCTGCTCATCGGCGCGGCCGTGGTGTCGGCGCTGACCGCCCTCAGCACGGACAAGTGGGTCCTCTTCGTCGCGAGCTTCTTCCTCGGCCTTGCCGTCCAGTCCTTCAAGATCTGCGTCGACACGATCGTGCAGTCGCACGTCGATGAGCGGTACAAGGGCCGCGCGTTCACGTTCTACGACATGATCTTCAACAGCGCCTTCGTGCTGGCCGGCGTCGTCGCCGCCCTGACCCTGCCGCCCACCGGTCTGTCCGCTCCGGCCTTCCTCCTCATCGCGCTGGGCTACGCCCTGTGTGCCGTGGTCCTCTGGGTGGTCGCCGCCCGCCTCGGCAACACCACCCTCGAGCGCGGCACCGAGGACCTCACCCAGGGTTCGCTACGTTCGTCCTGA
- a CDS encoding TerC family protein: MTNVPLWIWGITIVVILGLLAFDFIFHVRKAHVPTLREAAIWSAIYVGLAIVFGILVWAFGGAQMGAEYFGGYITEKALSVDNLFVFLIIISSFAVPREDQQKVLLFGIVFALIARTAFIFAGKAIIDNFSWAFYLFGLILIVTAGKLLAPEKEGDDEANNFIIRLAKKYLHTTDHYDGDKLFTYENGKRVLTPMLLVMVAIGGTDILFALDSIPAIYGLTTNVYIVFTATAFSLMGLRQLYFLIDGLLDRLVYLNYGLAFILGFIGVKLVLHALHENQLPFINGGEPVPVFEIEISHSLIVILVSLLVTVVASLASPMGKVKTAVRNVERHAISYLHTEYHGTESDHESTYQDMLKAAERLKGLDPERVEQMMDETGTYEVVQKAHALRASLRHG, encoded by the coding sequence ATGACCAACGTCCCCCTGTGGATATGGGGGATCACCATCGTCGTGATCCTCGGACTGCTCGCCTTCGACTTCATCTTCCACGTGCGCAAGGCCCACGTCCCGACGCTGAGGGAGGCCGCCATCTGGTCGGCCATCTACGTCGGTTTGGCGATCGTCTTCGGCATCCTGGTGTGGGCGTTCGGCGGCGCGCAGATGGGCGCGGAGTATTTCGGCGGTTACATCACCGAGAAGGCGCTGAGCGTGGACAACCTCTTCGTCTTCCTCATCATCATCTCGAGCTTCGCCGTGCCGCGCGAGGACCAGCAGAAGGTCCTGCTGTTCGGCATCGTCTTCGCGCTCATCGCCCGGACGGCCTTCATCTTCGCCGGCAAGGCGATCATCGACAACTTCTCCTGGGCGTTCTATCTGTTCGGCCTCATCCTCATCGTGACCGCAGGCAAGCTGCTGGCGCCGGAGAAGGAAGGCGACGACGAAGCGAACAACTTCATCATCCGGCTTGCGAAGAAGTACCTGCACACCACCGACCACTACGACGGCGACAAGCTCTTCACCTACGAGAACGGCAAGCGCGTGCTCACGCCGATGCTGCTCGTCATGGTGGCGATCGGCGGCACCGACATCCTCTTCGCGCTGGACTCGATCCCCGCGATCTACGGCCTGACCACCAACGTCTACATCGTCTTCACCGCCACCGCGTTCTCCCTGATGGGGCTCCGCCAGCTGTACTTCCTCATCGACGGACTGCTGGACCGGCTCGTCTACCTCAACTACGGGCTGGCGTTCATCCTCGGCTTCATCGGCGTCAAGCTGGTGCTGCACGCCCTGCACGAGAACCAGCTCCCGTTCATCAACGGCGGCGAGCCGGTGCCCGTGTTCGAGATCGAGATCTCCCACTCGCTCATCGTCATCCTCGTATCGCTCCTCGTCACGGTCGTCGCGTCGCTGGCTAGCCCCATGGGCAAGGTGAAGACGGCCGTCCGTAACGTCGAGCGGCACGCGATCAGCTACCTGCACACCGAGTACCACGGGACGGAGAGCGATCACGAGTCGACCTACCAGGACATGCTGAAGGCCGCCGAGCGGCTCAAGGGTCTCGACCCCGAGCGGGTCGAACAGATGATGGACGAGACCGGCACGTACGAGGTGGTGCAGAAGGCGCACGCGTTGCGCGCCAGCCTGCGCCACGGGTAA
- a CDS encoding penicillin-binding transpeptidase domain-containing protein: MRRRLLAALLALATLGFGCAPSANDPTPSPTTATERPAEVPSAEDAAAALVTALNSRDVSGLPMVRSATAAQQEFETIFAGMDEIYPAVELGRIAYADTDGWIAEAQLTHTYNLGEQGWTFEAPARFRLSSGQWRVDWQPTIIHPDLTSQTRLRHTLSEARRAPINDNEGIAIVEERSLYQVGIDKTQVQQAEWAQAATDLATALGVDAPAFTARVTGGGPRAYVVAATLRQEEIPPEVTNVPGLLVREVTGVVGPASGFAPHLIGTVGEPTAEMIEQSGGALTVLDRVGLSGLQARYDDQLRGVPLVRIDIVARADAGGDASASPQPTIEPTPVFQQDESVSTGLNTSLDRDLQTRAEEVLSTQEGMAALVVIDVKTGGLLVAAQSPSAGTYPYVTFGKYAPGSTFKTVSALAMLRSGLTPVSTVQCPSSLQVSSYTFGNYPGYPSSALGSIPLTTAFAQSCNTAFAGAASSVTGEQLQAAAGSLGVGIDYDAGFTSNFGTVEPGNNIDRAASMIGQGQVTMSPLGMAAVAASIASGKTVIPWLVEGVQATSTAAPLTPNEAAQLQTLMKATVDSGTASSLKGLMTGAKTGTAQWGPSNALQTSAWMIAYNDNYAVASFVEVGDSGGTTAAPLITQLFTPAG; the protein is encoded by the coding sequence ATGCGACGACGGCTACTCGCAGCGCTGCTGGCGCTGGCGACCCTCGGCTTCGGCTGCGCCCCCAGCGCCAACGACCCGACGCCGTCGCCCACCACCGCGACCGAGCGGCCGGCGGAAGTGCCGTCGGCTGAGGATGCAGCGGCGGCCCTGGTGACCGCGCTCAACTCGCGCGACGTCTCAGGGCTCCCGATGGTCCGCTCCGCCACCGCCGCACAGCAGGAGTTCGAGACGATCTTCGCGGGCATGGACGAGATCTACCCCGCCGTGGAGCTGGGCCGCATCGCGTATGCCGACACCGACGGCTGGATCGCCGAGGCGCAGCTGACCCACACCTACAACCTCGGCGAACAGGGCTGGACCTTCGAGGCGCCCGCCCGCTTCCGTCTGTCCAGCGGTCAGTGGCGCGTCGATTGGCAGCCGACGATCATCCATCCCGACCTCACGTCGCAGACCAGGCTCCGGCACACCCTGTCCGAGGCCAGGCGGGCACCGATCAACGACAACGAAGGCATCGCCATCGTCGAGGAGCGGTCGCTGTACCAGGTGGGCATCGACAAGACGCAGGTGCAGCAGGCCGAGTGGGCGCAGGCTGCGACCGACCTCGCCACGGCGCTCGGCGTGGACGCACCTGCCTTCACGGCAAGGGTGACCGGCGGTGGGCCGCGGGCGTACGTGGTGGCAGCGACGCTCCGCCAGGAGGAGATCCCGCCGGAGGTCACCAACGTGCCGGGTCTGCTGGTGCGCGAGGTGACCGGCGTCGTCGGTCCGGCGTCGGGCTTCGCACCGCACCTCATCGGTACGGTCGGCGAGCCGACGGCCGAGATGATCGAGCAGTCCGGCGGCGCGCTCACCGTCCTCGACCGGGTGGGTCTGAGCGGCCTCCAGGCCCGGTACGACGACCAGTTGCGCGGCGTCCCGCTGGTGCGGATCGACATCGTGGCGAGAGCCGACGCCGGAGGCGACGCTTCCGCCAGCCCCCAGCCGACCATCGAGCCAACACCCGTGTTCCAGCAGGACGAGAGCGTCAGCACCGGGCTGAACACTTCGCTGGATCGCGACCTCCAGACGCGGGCCGAGGAGGTGCTCAGCACTCAGGAGGGCATGGCGGCGCTCGTGGTGATCGACGTGAAGACGGGCGGGCTGCTGGTGGCCGCGCAGTCGCCGTCGGCCGGCACCTACCCCTACGTCACGTTCGGCAAGTACGCGCCGGGCTCCACCTTCAAGACGGTCTCTGCGCTGGCGATGCTTCGCTCCGGCCTCACTCCCGTGTCGACGGTCCAGTGCCCGTCGAGCCTGCAGGTCAGCAGCTACACCTTCGGCAACTATCCCGGCTACCCGTCGAGCGCTCTGGGTTCGATCCCGCTGACGACGGCGTTCGCGCAGTCGTGCAACACGGCGTTTGCGGGCGCGGCCAGCAGTGTGACGGGGGAGCAGCTCCAGGCCGCTGCCGGGTCGCTCGGAGTGGGCATCGACTACGACGCCGGGTTCACATCGAACTTCGGCACCGTCGAGCCGGGCAACAACATCGACCGGGCGGCGTCGATGATCGGCCAGGGTCAGGTGACGATGTCGCCGCTGGGGATGGCTGCGGTCGCCGCCTCCATCGCCTCGGGCAAGACGGTCATCCCATGGCTGGTCGAGGGGGTACAGGCCACCTCGACGGCGGCCCCACTGACGCCCAACGAGGCCGCGCAACTGCAGACGCTCATGAAGGCGACGGTCGACTCGGGCACCGCGTCGTCGCTCAAAGGACTGATGACGGGGGCCAAGACGGGCACCGCCCAGTGGGGACCGTCCAACGCGCTCCAGACGAGCGCGTGGATGATCGCCTACAACGACAACTACGCCGTGGCGTCGTTCGTCGAGGTCGGTGACTCCGGCGGCACGACCGCCGCGCCGTTGATCACCCAGCTGTTCACGCCTGCGGGGTAG
- a CDS encoding DMT family transporter, with protein MTSRFAWPLLLVSAVLEAVWANALSASDGFANVVPTVVFLVATVLSVVGLGLAMKHIPTGTAYAVWTSVGTVLTVAYSVAIGAEEISWLKALFLAGIVACVVGLKRLDASTPAGADVTGRRRQG; from the coding sequence ATGACCAGCCGGTTCGCCTGGCCGCTGCTCCTGGTCAGCGCTGTGCTCGAGGCCGTCTGGGCCAACGCTCTCTCGGCGTCCGACGGCTTCGCCAACGTCGTCCCGACGGTCGTCTTCCTCGTCGCAACGGTGCTGTCCGTGGTGGGTCTCGGACTCGCCATGAAGCACATCCCCACCGGCACCGCGTACGCGGTCTGGACCAGCGTCGGGACCGTGCTGACGGTCGCCTACTCCGTGGCCATCGGGGCGGAAGAGATCAGCTGGCTGAAGGCGCTGTTCCTGGCCGGGATCGTCGCCTGTGTCGTCGGGCTCAAGCGGCTCGACGCCAGTACGCCGGCAGGTGCAGACGTCACGGGACGACGACGACAGGGGTGA
- a CDS encoding DMT family transporter: MDWVILIASGVLEAVWATALGRSNGLRRPLPTAVFVVASILSLGGLGIALQTLPTGTAYAVWTATGASLTVVWAMLTRVEPASVKKVLLLTGIIACVIGLKVIA; this comes from the coding sequence ATGGATTGGGTCATTCTGATCGCGTCGGGGGTGCTGGAAGCGGTGTGGGCCACAGCGCTGGGCCGCTCGAACGGGCTCCGACGCCCGCTCCCGACGGCGGTGTTCGTCGTCGCGTCGATCCTCAGCCTCGGCGGCCTCGGGATCGCGCTGCAGACACTGCCGACCGGTACCGCCTACGCCGTCTGGACAGCCACCGGTGCGTCGCTGACGGTGGTGTGGGCCATGCTCACCCGCGTGGAGCCTGCCAGCGTGAAGAAGGTACTGCTGCTCACCGGAATCATCGCGTGCGTCATCGGGCTGAAGGTGATCGCATGA
- a CDS encoding aspartate:alanine exchanger family transporter, with protein sequence MLDLLADNPLLTVFLVVGLGTLVGSIPFGPIRFGPAGGLFVGLAVGALDPRLGENLSLLQTIGLALFVYTVGLAGGYQLVATFRRQLPTLLAGLAILAATAGVAVGGGMLLGLSAPMTAGTFSGSLTATPALAAATDASGGSGEPAVGYSLGYPVGVTLSIIIISALVNRTWPGRRDTAPRSAGALVARSVDVKVESPLTSVPGWREQTITMSYLVRDGRGRVIGDDETLRPGDHVLVIGDKDASATAAEHLGVELAEALTDDRTDVDHRRFTVSNHDVAGRTVADLDLPRRHGGRATRVYRGDTELLARDDLVLELGDRVLAVFPKGRLDAGFSIFGDSQRRVSEIDALTLAIGLALGLLLGIVPIPLGGNTLQLGAAAGPLIVGLALGRLVRTGPLVWTLPNSANLTLRQLGLFLFLACVGLASGPAFASTALTGTGLKAGLLGGAVTLAACAFTWFAGRALQLSAQRTVGIMSGVIGQPAILAFAQSKSDDERIEASYTSLFAVSTVIKIVMAYLLALLW encoded by the coding sequence GTGCTGGACCTGCTCGCCGACAACCCACTCCTGACGGTCTTCCTGGTCGTCGGGCTGGGCACGCTGGTCGGATCCATCCCGTTCGGCCCGATCCGCTTCGGGCCGGCCGGCGGCCTCTTCGTAGGACTCGCCGTCGGGGCCCTCGATCCACGGCTTGGCGAGAACCTCTCGCTCCTCCAGACGATCGGTTTGGCCCTGTTCGTCTACACCGTCGGGCTCGCCGGCGGTTACCAACTCGTGGCGACCTTTCGACGGCAGCTACCGACGTTGCTCGCCGGACTCGCGATCCTCGCGGCCACGGCTGGCGTCGCCGTCGGAGGCGGGATGCTCCTCGGCCTCAGCGCCCCCATGACAGCCGGCACGTTCTCCGGGTCGCTCACCGCCACCCCGGCCCTCGCCGCAGCGACGGACGCCTCGGGCGGGTCGGGCGAGCCCGCCGTCGGCTACTCGCTCGGTTACCCCGTGGGAGTCACGCTCAGCATCATCATCATCTCCGCCCTCGTCAACCGAACGTGGCCGGGCCGCCGCGACACCGCCCCACGCTCCGCCGGGGCGCTGGTCGCCCGCAGCGTCGACGTCAAGGTCGAGTCTCCCCTGACGTCGGTGCCGGGGTGGCGCGAGCAGACCATCACGATGAGCTACCTCGTCCGCGACGGCAGGGGTCGCGTCATCGGCGACGACGAGACGCTGAGGCCCGGCGACCATGTCCTCGTCATCGGCGACAAGGACGCCAGCGCCACCGCGGCTGAGCATCTCGGCGTCGAGTTGGCCGAAGCCCTCACCGATGACCGCACCGACGTCGACCACCGACGCTTCACCGTCTCCAACCACGACGTGGCTGGGCGCACCGTCGCCGACCTCGACCTCCCCCGCCGTCACGGCGGCCGCGCCACCCGTGTCTACCGCGGCGACACCGAGCTTCTCGCCCGCGACGATCTCGTCCTCGAGCTGGGCGACCGCGTGCTGGCCGTGTTCCCCAAGGGACGCCTGGATGCCGGGTTCTCGATCTTCGGCGACTCGCAGCGCCGGGTGTCCGAGATCGACGCGTTGACGCTCGCGATCGGCCTGGCCCTCGGGCTGCTGCTGGGCATCGTCCCGATCCCGCTCGGCGGCAACACGCTGCAGCTGGGTGCGGCGGCCGGGCCGCTCATCGTCGGGCTGGCGCTGGGCAGGCTCGTGCGGACCGGACCGCTCGTCTGGACCCTCCCCAACTCCGCGAACCTCACGCTCCGCCAGCTCGGTCTGTTCCTGTTCCTCGCTTGCGTCGGACTCGCCTCCGGTCCGGCCTTCGCCTCCACCGCGCTGACCGGGACCGGCCTCAAGGCGGGCCTTCTCGGCGGCGCCGTGACGCTGGCTGCGTGCGCGTTCACGTGGTTCGCCGGGCGCGCACTGCAGCTCTCCGCGCAGCGGACGGTCGGGATCATGAGCGGCGTCATCGGTCAGCCGGCGATCCTCGCCTTCGCCCAGTCCAAGAGCGACGACGAGCGGATCGAGGCCTCCTACACGTCGCTCTTCGCCGTCAGCACGGTGATCAAGATCGTCATGGCCTATCTGCTGGCCCTCCTCTGGTGA
- a CDS encoding LLM class flavin-dependent oxidoreductase: MSFEFGIDTFGDVTEGPDGNLLPHDQVVRNVVDEGVLADEVGLDAIGIGEHHRDDFAVSAPDMLLAAIAARTGRIKLASAVTVLSSDDPVRVFERFSTLDAISAGRAEVVVGRGSFTESFPLFGYNLGDYEDLFEEKMAMFAQLRHGGRQSWEGQLTQSLDDVELYPTLANGPLKTWVAVGGSPQSVLRAAHYGLPLMLAIIGGPVDRFAPFADLHRRALDEMGKAPQPIGYHSYGFIGRTDQEARETLYQPWLAQTSRIGAERGWGRIDRAHFNNEADHGAMAVGSPETVARKIAHGLRALGATRFQLKVSTGRLSHEAILDTIGLYGTEVVPLVRDMLA; this comes from the coding sequence ATGAGCTTTGAATTCGGCATTGACACCTTCGGCGACGTGACGGAGGGGCCCGACGGCAACCTCCTCCCCCACGACCAGGTGGTGCGCAACGTCGTCGACGAGGGCGTGCTGGCCGACGAGGTCGGGCTGGACGCCATCGGCATCGGCGAGCACCACCGCGACGACTTTGCCGTCTCCGCCCCCGACATGCTGCTGGCTGCCATCGCCGCCCGGACCGGGCGGATCAAGCTGGCGTCTGCCGTGACCGTTCTCTCCTCCGACGACCCCGTGCGCGTGTTCGAGCGCTTCTCCACCCTCGACGCGATCTCCGCCGGCCGGGCCGAGGTGGTCGTCGGCCGCGGGTCCTTCACCGAGTCGTTCCCGCTCTTCGGTTACAACCTGGGCGACTACGAGGACCTCTTCGAGGAGAAGATGGCCATGTTCGCGCAGCTGCGCCACGGCGGACGCCAGAGCTGGGAGGGCCAGCTCACCCAGAGCCTCGACGACGTCGAGCTCTACCCGACGCTGGCCAACGGTCCCCTGAAGACCTGGGTAGCGGTGGGTGGAAGCCCACAGTCCGTGCTGCGGGCAGCCCATTACGGCCTCCCGCTCATGCTCGCGATCATCGGTGGCCCGGTCGACCGGTTCGCGCCCTTCGCGGACCTGCACCGTCGAGCCCTCGACGAGATGGGCAAGGCTCCGCAACCGATCGGCTACCACTCCTACGGGTTCATCGGCCGCACCGACCAGGAGGCGCGGGAAACCCTGTACCAGCCGTGGCTCGCCCAGACCTCACGGATCGGCGCGGAACGCGGCTGGGGTCGCATCGACCGCGCCCACTTCAACAACGAAGCCGACCACGGCGCCATGGCCGTTGGGTCACCGGAGACGGTGGCGCGGAAGATCGCGCACGGGCTTCGCGCCCTCGGTGCGACGCGCTTCCAGTTGAAGGTGTCGACGGGTCGGCTCAGCCACGAGGCGATCCTCGACACCATCGGGCTCTATGGCACCGAGGTGGTCCCGCTGGTGCGCGACATGCTCGCCTGA
- a CDS encoding helix-turn-helix domain-containing protein codes for MPIVVNLDIMLAKRKMSVTELSERVGVALPNISILKNGRAKAVRFTTLEAICAALDCQPGDLLEYVPD; via the coding sequence ATGCCCATCGTCGTCAACCTCGACATCATGCTCGCCAAGCGCAAGATGTCGGTGACGGAGCTCTCCGAACGCGTCGGAGTGGCGTTACCCAACATCTCCATCCTCAAGAACGGTCGCGCCAAGGCCGTTCGGTTCACGACGCTGGAGGCCATCTGCGCGGCGCTCGACTGCCAGCCAGGCGACCTGCTGGAGTACGTGCCCGACTGA
- a CDS encoding DUF2975 domain-containing protein codes for MRKWLVWAVRALIVVMTLGALAIMGGLLPMFGLSAVEEFPEVSYLFWPTLVLTETFMVAALVVLGSMWVLVGMVGRDQVFTARAWRYVDAIIVAFLVAAAISGFTLVWIVGFVDVGGPPIGMLGMVASVGSLAGATLMALMRGLLVKATEMRDELAEVV; via the coding sequence ATGCGTAAGTGGTTGGTGTGGGCCGTGCGGGCCCTGATTGTCGTGATGACCCTGGGAGCCCTGGCAATCATGGGCGGCCTGCTGCCCATGTTCGGGCTGAGCGCGGTGGAGGAGTTCCCGGAAGTGTCCTACCTGTTCTGGCCCACCCTCGTCCTGACGGAGACCTTCATGGTGGCCGCCCTTGTGGTGCTGGGCAGCATGTGGGTGCTGGTGGGCATGGTGGGCCGCGACCAGGTCTTCACCGCCCGCGCGTGGCGGTACGTCGACGCGATCATCGTGGCGTTCCTCGTCGCGGCGGCGATCTCCGGGTTCACGCTCGTGTGGATCGTCGGGTTCGTCGACGTCGGCGGGCCGCCGATCGGCATGCTCGGGATGGTGGCGTCGGTGGGTTCGCTCGCCGGAGCAACCCTGATGGCGCTCATGCGCGGCCTGCTCGTCAAAGCCACGGAGATGCGCGATGAGCTGGCGGAGGTGGTCTGA
- a CDS encoding LacI family DNA-binding transcriptional regulator gives MTRDDVARLAGVSVAVVSYVVNNGPRPVAEATRARVLDAIDRLGYRPNAAARSLTTGRSDLVGLIVPDVGNPYFAALAQAVETEARARGVNLVLVQGRAGQLAPLVESLSGHLVAGIITAAVPEAAAEEILRRDGIAMVRLSLAPSETGDGAVLPDFYSGALDATRHLIEVHGHRRVALVLGGEGPVGGLTDDRFRGWRDALAAAGLPTDAVIRAPWSLAGGRDAATRLVTDFPDCTAVFAGSDQQAIGLISGLHGLGRSIPADMAIASFDGSPEAKFTVPPLTTAGVPMAVLARAAVEGLFAPGRPAEAFRPDLVLRSSCGCL, from the coding sequence GTGACGCGGGACGACGTCGCACGGCTGGCGGGCGTGAGCGTCGCGGTGGTCAGTTACGTCGTCAACAACGGCCCGAGGCCCGTAGCTGAGGCCACTCGGGCCCGGGTGCTCGACGCCATCGACAGGCTCGGCTATCGGCCCAACGCGGCCGCTCGTTCGTTGACGACGGGACGCTCGGACCTGGTCGGCCTCATCGTCCCGGATGTGGGGAATCCGTATTTCGCGGCGTTGGCGCAGGCGGTGGAGACCGAGGCGCGGGCCAGAGGGGTCAACCTTGTGCTGGTCCAGGGGCGGGCGGGCCAACTGGCGCCCCTCGTCGAATCGTTGAGCGGACATCTCGTGGCGGGGATCATCACAGCGGCCGTGCCGGAGGCGGCGGCGGAGGAGATCCTCCGCCGTGACGGGATTGCGATGGTTCGGCTCAGCCTCGCGCCGTCTGAGACCGGCGACGGGGCCGTATTGCCCGACTTCTACTCCGGGGCCCTCGACGCCACCCGTCACCTCATCGAGGTGCACGGGCATCGCCGCGTCGCCCTTGTGCTCGGGGGTGAGGGGCCGGTCGGAGGGCTGACCGACGACCGCTTCCGAGGCTGGCGGGACGCGCTGGCCGCAGCCGGGCTGCCGACCGACGCCGTGATCCGGGCCCCGTGGTCGCTCGCAGGTGGGCGCGATGCTGCGACGCGGCTGGTGACCGACTTTCCGGACTGCACCGCGGTGTTCGCGGGCTCCGACCAGCAGGCGATCGGGTTGATCTCCGGGCTGCATGGCCTCGGTCGGTCCATCCCAGCGGACATGGCGATCGCCTCCTTCGACGGCTCGCCCGAGGCCAAGTTCACCGTGCCGCCGCTCACCACCGCTGGGGTCCCGATGGCGGTGCTGGCGCGGGCCGCTGTGGAGGGCCTGTTCGCGCCGGGTCGTCCCGCTGAGGCCTTCCGCCCCGACCTGGTCCTGCGCTCCTCCTGCGGCTGCCTCTGA